A section of the Pseudomonas tritici genome encodes:
- a CDS encoding ABC transporter ATP-binding protein — protein sequence MSLLEIKNLNVRFGDKTAVPVVDGLDISVDKGEVLAIVGESGSGKSVTMMALMGLIEHPGIVTADALNFDGKDMLKLSNRQRRQIVGKDLAMVFQDPMTALNPSYTVGFQIEEVLRLHLKMSGKQARKRAIELLEKVEIPGAASRMDAYPHQLSGGMSQRVAIAMAIAGEPKLLIADEPTTALDVTIQAQIMELLLALQKEQNMGLVLITHDLAVVAETAQRVCVMYAGQAVEVGQVPQLFDIPAHPYSEALLKAIPEHSLGATRLATLPGIVPGRYDRPQGCLLSPRCPYVQESCRTQRPGLDPKSHSLARCFYPLNQEVA from the coding sequence ATGTCACTGTTAGAAATCAAGAATCTCAACGTCCGCTTCGGCGACAAGACCGCCGTGCCGGTGGTCGATGGCCTCGACATTTCGGTCGACAAAGGCGAAGTACTGGCGATCGTTGGCGAGTCGGGCTCGGGTAAATCCGTGACCATGATGGCGCTGATGGGCCTGATCGAGCATCCCGGCATCGTCACCGCCGACGCGCTGAACTTCGACGGCAAGGACATGCTCAAGCTGAGCAACCGCCAGCGTCGCCAGATCGTCGGCAAAGACCTGGCGATGGTGTTCCAGGACCCGATGACCGCGCTGAACCCCAGCTACACCGTGGGTTTCCAGATCGAAGAAGTACTGCGCCTGCATTTGAAGATGTCCGGCAAGCAAGCGCGCAAGCGTGCCATCGAACTGTTGGAAAAGGTTGAAATCCCAGGCGCCGCCAGCCGTATGGATGCCTACCCGCACCAACTGTCGGGTGGTATGAGCCAGCGTGTAGCCATCGCGATGGCGATTGCCGGCGAGCCGAAACTGCTGATCGCCGACGAACCGACCACCGCGCTGGACGTGACCATCCAGGCGCAGATCATGGAACTGCTGCTGGCCCTGCAGAAAGAACAGAACATGGGCCTGGTGCTGATCACCCACGACCTCGCGGTCGTGGCGGAAACCGCCCAGCGCGTGTGCGTGATGTACGCCGGCCAAGCCGTGGAAGTCGGCCAGGTGCCGCAGTTGTTCGACATTCCGGCGCACCCGTACAGCGAAGCGCTGCTCAAGGCGATCCCCGAGCACAGCCTCGGCGCCACGCGCCTGGCCACGCTGCCGGGTATCGTTCCTGGTCGTTATGACCGCCCGCAAGGTTGCCTGCTGTCACCCCGTTGCCCGTACGTGCAGGAATCCTGCCGCACCCAGCGGCCCGGACTTGACCCGAAAAGCCACAGCCTTGCACGTTGCTTCTACCCCTTGAACCAGGAGGTGGCGTAA
- a CDS encoding ABC transporter permease subunit produces MTTPTPVSAVDQSLLYPSPYKEFWQAFSKNKGAVAGLLFMLLIVFCAIFAPWVAPHNPSEQYRDFLLTPPAWLEGGQMQFLLGTDELGRDLLSRLIQGSRLSLLIGLSSVVMSLIPGILLGLFAGFFPRLLGPTIMRLMDIMLALPSLLLAVAIVAILGPGLINTVIAIAIVSLPSYVRLTRAAVMGELNRDYVTAARLAGAGLPRLMFITVLPNCMAPLIVQATLSFSSAILDAAALGFLGLGVQPPTPEWGTMLASARDYIERAWWVVSLPGLTILLSVLAINLMGDGLRDALDPKLKNAA; encoded by the coding sequence ATGACCACACCTACTCCAGTGTCAGCAGTCGATCAAAGCCTGCTGTACCCGTCCCCGTACAAAGAATTCTGGCAAGCCTTCTCCAAGAACAAGGGCGCGGTTGCCGGCCTGTTGTTCATGTTGCTGATTGTGTTCTGCGCGATCTTCGCGCCCTGGGTTGCGCCGCATAACCCAAGCGAGCAATACCGCGACTTCCTGCTGACCCCGCCGGCCTGGCTGGAAGGCGGGCAGATGCAGTTCCTGTTGGGCACCGACGAATTGGGCCGTGATTTGCTCTCGCGCCTGATTCAGGGCTCGCGTCTGTCGTTGCTGATCGGTTTGTCGTCGGTGGTGATGTCGCTGATCCCGGGGATCCTGCTGGGTCTGTTCGCCGGATTCTTCCCACGCTTGCTCGGCCCGACCATCATGCGTTTGATGGACATCATGCTGGCCTTGCCCTCGCTGCTGCTGGCCGTTGCCATTGTCGCGATCCTCGGCCCTGGCCTGATCAACACCGTGATCGCCATCGCTATCGTCTCGTTGCCGTCCTACGTGCGTCTGACCCGCGCGGCGGTGATGGGCGAACTGAACCGTGACTACGTGACCGCCGCCCGCCTCGCCGGCGCCGGCCTGCCACGCCTGATGTTCATCACCGTGCTGCCCAACTGCATGGCGCCACTGATCGTACAGGCCACCTTGAGTTTCTCTTCGGCGATCCTCGATGCCGCGGCCCTGGGCTTCCTTGGCCTCGGCGTACAACCGCCAACCCCAGAGTGGGGGACCATGCTGGCGTCGGCCCGTGACTACATCGAACGCGCCTGGTGGGTGGTGAGCCTGCCTGGTTTGACCATTTTGCTCAGCGTGCTGGCAATCAACTTGATGGGTGACGGCCTGCGCGATGCGCTGGACCCGAAACTCAAGAACGCCGCCTGA
- a CDS encoding ABC transporter permease subunit has protein sequence MFSFIARRLGLLIPTFFGITLLTFALIRMIPGDPVEVMMGERRVDPEMHAQAMERLGLNKPLYAQYLDYVGKLAQGDLGESLRTRTSVWTEFTALFPATLELSMAALLFAGILGLLAGVIAALKRGSLFDHGVMGISLAGYSMPIFWWGLILIMFFSVSLGWTPVSGRIDLLYDIEPRTGFMLIDTLLADEPDAFWDALHHLILPAIVLGTIPLAVIARMTRSSMLEVLREDYIRTAKAKGLSPARVVFVHGLRNALIPVLTVVGLQVGTLLAGAVLTETIFSWPGIGKWLIEAIGARDYPVVQNGILLIACLVILVNFVVDILYGFANPRIRHQR, from the coding sequence ATGTTTAGTTTTATTGCCCGCCGACTGGGGTTACTGATCCCCACGTTCTTCGGCATCACGTTGCTGACGTTTGCGTTGATTCGCATGATCCCTGGCGACCCCGTCGAAGTCATGATGGGCGAACGACGAGTCGACCCCGAGATGCACGCACAGGCAATGGAACGCCTTGGCCTTAACAAGCCGTTGTATGCGCAATATCTGGACTATGTCGGCAAGCTCGCCCAAGGCGACCTTGGCGAATCGCTGCGGACCCGGACCAGCGTGTGGACCGAATTCACCGCCCTCTTCCCGGCGACCCTGGAACTGTCCATGGCCGCCCTGTTGTTCGCCGGTATCCTGGGCCTGCTGGCCGGGGTGATCGCGGCACTTAAACGAGGATCCCTGTTCGACCACGGGGTGATGGGCATCTCCCTGGCGGGATATTCGATGCCGATCTTCTGGTGGGGCCTGATCCTGATCATGTTCTTCTCGGTGAGCCTGGGCTGGACCCCGGTTTCCGGGCGTATCGACCTGCTCTACGACATCGAGCCGCGCACCGGCTTCATGCTGATCGACACCCTGCTGGCTGACGAGCCAGACGCGTTCTGGGATGCACTGCACCACCTGATCCTGCCGGCCATCGTGCTTGGCACCATCCCGCTGGCAGTGATCGCGCGGATGACCCGGTCGTCGATGCTCGAAGTACTGCGCGAAGACTACATCCGCACCGCCAAGGCCAAGGGCCTATCGCCGGCGCGCGTGGTATTCGTACACGGCCTGCGTAACGCGTTGATCCCGGTATTGACCGTGGTCGGCCTGCAAGTCGGCACGCTGCTGGCCGGTGCGGTTTTGACCGAAACCATCTTCTCGTGGCCCGGCATCGGCAAATGGCTGATCGAAGCCATTGGCGCGCGGGACTACCCGGTGGTGCAAAACGGCATTCTGCTGATCGCCTGCCTGGTGATCCTGGTGAACTTCGTGGTGGATATCCTCTACGGCTTCGCCAACCCACGCATCCGTCACCAGCGCTGA
- a CDS encoding ABC transporter substrate-binding protein encodes MKMLPLQAAMAAALLSVAIGVSAKPLVVCTEASPEGFDPVLYTTAVTADAAAETMFNRLVDFKPGTTEIVPALATSWEISDDGLTYTFHLRDDVKFHTTDYFKPTRNLNADDVLWSFQRQLDPKHPWHNKSATGFPYFESMGFKELLKSVEKTDDHTVVFTLTRPEAPFLADVAMPFTAIHSAEYADKLLAAGKTDELNSKPIGTGPFIFIRYQKDAQVRFKANPEYFRGKPPADPLILAIAVDNNVRLQKLKANECQVALYPKPDDLPSIKKDPNLKVDELAAMTTAYTALNTTHKYMSDARVRHAINIAFDKKGYNESLYGKGNAVDATGPFPPTLLGFNDKLKNPPRDLDKARALLKEAGVPEGTEFTLFTRNGGGPTNPNPMLGAQRMQADLAQIGLKVNIKVMEWGEMLKRAKAGEHDMVSAGWAGDNGDPDNFLTPNLSCDAAKNGENYARWCNKEFQGLIDKARAVAEPAQRAALYEQAMDVFDKDQPWIPMAYPKMFTAMRKNVEGYTQSPLTNNNFATTQVK; translated from the coding sequence ATGAAAATGCTTCCACTACAAGCCGCCATGGCTGCCGCGCTGTTGAGCGTGGCGATCGGCGTTTCGGCCAAACCGCTGGTGGTCTGCACCGAAGCCAGCCCGGAGGGTTTCGACCCGGTCCTGTACACCACGGCCGTGACCGCTGACGCCGCCGCTGAAACCATGTTCAACCGTTTGGTGGACTTCAAGCCTGGCACCACTGAAATCGTTCCCGCACTCGCCACGTCCTGGGAAATCAGCGACGACGGCCTGACCTACACGTTCCACCTGCGCGATGACGTCAAGTTCCACACCACCGACTACTTCAAGCCTACGCGCAACCTGAATGCCGATGACGTGCTCTGGAGCTTCCAACGCCAGTTGGATCCGAAACACCCTTGGCATAACAAATCCGCCACGGGTTTCCCCTATTTCGAAAGCATGGGCTTTAAGGAACTGCTCAAAAGTGTCGAGAAGACTGATGACCACACAGTGGTCTTCACCCTGACGCGCCCTGAAGCACCGTTCCTGGCCGATGTCGCGATGCCGTTTACCGCCATCCACTCCGCTGAATACGCCGACAAGCTGCTCGCCGCCGGCAAGACCGATGAGCTCAACAGCAAGCCGATCGGCACCGGTCCGTTCATCTTCATCCGCTACCAGAAAGACGCCCAGGTACGCTTCAAGGCCAACCCGGAGTACTTCCGTGGCAAGCCGCCGGCAGATCCGTTGATCCTGGCCATTGCGGTCGACAACAACGTGCGCCTGCAGAAGCTCAAGGCCAACGAATGCCAGGTCGCGCTGTATCCCAAGCCCGATGACCTGCCCAGCATCAAGAAAGACCCGAACCTGAAGGTCGATGAACTGGCGGCGATGACCACCGCCTACACTGCCCTGAACACCACCCACAAATACATGAGCGACGCGCGGGTGCGTCACGCGATCAACATCGCGTTCGACAAAAAGGGCTACAACGAATCGCTATACGGCAAAGGCAACGCAGTCGATGCCACCGGCCCGTTTCCACCTACGCTGCTGGGTTTCAACGACAAGTTGAAAAACCCACCGCGTGACCTCGACAAGGCTCGCGCCCTGCTCAAGGAAGCCGGCGTACCGGAAGGCACCGAGTTCACCCTGTTCACCCGTAACGGTGGCGGCCCGACCAACCCTAACCCGATGCTCGGCGCACAGCGCATGCAGGCAGATCTGGCGCAGATTGGCCTGAAGGTGAATATCAAGGTCATGGAGTGGGGCGAGATGCTCAAGCGCGCCAAAGCCGGTGAGCACGACATGGTTTCTGCCGGTTGGGCGGGGGATAACGGTGACCCGGATAACTTCCTCACGCCGAACCTGAGTTGCGATGCAGCGAAAAACGGCGAAAACTACGCGCGCTGGTGTAACAAAGAGTTTCAAGGCTTGATCGACAAGGCGCGCGCTGTCGCTGAACCCGCACAACGCGCTGCACTCTATGAACAAGCAATGGACGTTTTCGACAAGGACCAACCATGGATTCCCATGGCTTACCCGAAAATGTTCACCGCCATGCGCAAGAACGTCGAGGGTTATACCCAAAGCCCTCTGACGAACAATAACTTCGCCACCACCCAGGTGAAGTAA
- a CDS encoding OprD family outer membrane porin, which produces MKLSSKALLALAISSITATAYAESVSQDFVPTTLAGTSAQSEAKGFIEDFSLGGTTRNWYSHESKYRGGTFEYKKHGQTLTDRNRTNWVQGTIINASSGFTQGTVGVKTELAVYNAVVLDRSKRDIKGGSNRTLADSDGDAVGQWSKLGLANVQFRVSNTTLTAGRQNFSSGIVDTIGNRALPSSFEGVSFNSEEFSNLSFQGGVFDRVSPRTEQSLSKFRSEYGNGAETDKVSTLGLNYQPLKSLKVSVFGANVKDFWNQYYFGATHELGDAQQLALTTGFNYYKTVDEGKKEMGEIDNDTYSLSLGLAHQAHSLTFSYQAVNGNEYFDYLHETNGIYLANSLTSDFNGPNEKSFQVAYGINMAEYGVPGLKFNIYSARGWGIDGTHYTGNNGRAKFAYDGIQNQDGEKHQEYGVGGSYAIQSGPLKATTVRATYVEHRGSEFQADGSIKEFRLVTTVPFNIL; this is translated from the coding sequence ATGAAACTGAGCAGCAAAGCGCTTCTGGCCCTGGCCATCAGCAGCATCACGGCCACCGCCTACGCTGAATCCGTCAGCCAGGACTTCGTTCCGACTACCCTGGCCGGCACCAGCGCGCAAAGCGAAGCCAAAGGCTTTATCGAAGACTTCAGCCTGGGCGGCACCACGCGTAACTGGTACTCCCACGAAAGCAAATACCGTGGCGGCACCTTCGAATACAAAAAGCATGGCCAGACGCTGACTGACCGTAACCGTACCAACTGGGTACAGGGCACGATCATCAACGCCAGCTCGGGTTTCACCCAGGGCACCGTAGGCGTCAAGACTGAATTGGCGGTGTACAACGCCGTGGTCCTGGACCGCAGCAAGCGTGATATCAAGGGCGGCTCCAACCGTACCCTGGCTGACTCCGACGGTGATGCAGTAGGCCAATGGAGCAAACTGGGCCTGGCCAACGTGCAGTTCCGTGTGTCGAACACCACGTTGACTGCCGGTCGTCAGAACTTCAGCAGCGGCATCGTCGACACCATCGGCAACCGTGCCCTGCCATCGAGCTTTGAAGGTGTGAGTTTCAACAGCGAAGAGTTCAGCAACCTGTCGTTCCAAGGTGGCGTGTTTGACCGCGTTTCGCCACGTACCGAACAGAGCCTGTCGAAATTCCGCAGCGAATACGGCAATGGCGCGGAAACCGACAAGGTGTCCACCCTGGGCCTGAACTACCAGCCGCTGAAAAGCCTGAAAGTCAGCGTCTTCGGCGCCAACGTGAAGGACTTCTGGAACCAGTACTACTTCGGCGCAACCCACGAGCTGGGTGATGCCCAGCAACTGGCCCTGACCACCGGTTTCAACTACTACAAGACTGTCGATGAAGGCAAAAAAGAGATGGGGGAAATCGACAACGATACCTACTCCCTGTCCCTGGGCCTGGCTCACCAGGCACACAGCCTGACCTTCTCCTACCAGGCTGTGAACGGTAACGAATACTTCGACTACCTGCACGAAACCAACGGCATCTACCTGGCCAACTCCCTGACCTCTGACTTCAACGGCCCGAACGAGAAATCGTTCCAGGTTGCCTATGGCATCAACATGGCCGAATACGGCGTGCCAGGCTTGAAGTTCAACATCTACTCGGCGCGTGGCTGGGGCATCGACGGCACTCACTACACCGGCAACAACGGTCGGGCCAAGTTCGCCTACGACGGCATCCAGAACCAGGACGGCGAAAAACACCAGGAATACGGTGTTGGCGGCTCTTACGCCATCCAAAGCGGCCCACTCAAGGCCACCACCGTGCGCGCAACCTATGTTGAGCACCGTGGCAGCGAGTTCCAGGCAGATGGCAGCATCAAAGAGTTCCGTCTGGTGACCACTGTTCCATTCAACATCCTTTAA
- a CDS encoding ABC transporter substrate-binding protein has translation MGQAADKKSLVFCSEGSPAGFDTAQYTTATDNDAAEPLYNRLVEFEKGETNVVPGLATKWDISEDGLTYTFHLREGVKFHSNKEFKPTRDFNADDVLFTFNRMLDPEHPFRKAYPTEFPYFNGMSLNKNIAKVEKTDPHTVVMTLNTVDAAFVQNIAMSFAAILSAEYAEQLLKTGKPSDINQKPIGTGPFVFQRYQKDSQIRYVANKQYWDPSRVKLDQLIFAINTDASVRVQKLKAGECQVTLHPRPADVDALKADPNLQLLTKPGFNLGYIAYNVRHKPFDQLEVRQALDMAVNKQSILNAVYQGAGQLAVNAMPPTQWSYDDSIKDAAYNPEKAKELLKAAGVKEGTEITLWAMPVQRPYNPNAKLMAEMLQSDWAKIGLKVKIVSYEWGEYIKRTKNGEHDISLIGWTGDNGDPDNWLGTLYSCDAIGGNNYSMWCDPAYDKLIKQAKVVTDREQRTVLYKQAQQLLKQQVPITPVAHSTVNQPLSTKVEGFKVSPFGRNVFSGVSITP, from the coding sequence ATGGGCCAAGCCGCCGACAAGAAGAGCCTGGTGTTCTGCTCGGAAGGCAGCCCGGCAGGTTTTGACACCGCGCAGTACACCACCGCCACCGATAACGATGCGGCCGAGCCGCTGTACAACCGCCTGGTTGAGTTTGAAAAAGGTGAGACCAATGTGGTGCCGGGGTTGGCAACCAAGTGGGATATTTCCGAAGACGGCCTGACGTACACCTTCCACCTGCGTGAAGGGGTGAAATTCCATAGCAACAAGGAATTCAAGCCAACGCGGGACTTCAACGCCGACGACGTGCTGTTCACCTTCAACCGCATGCTTGACCCTGAACACCCGTTTCGCAAGGCCTACCCCACCGAGTTTCCGTACTTCAACGGGATGAGCCTGAACAAGAACATTGCCAAGGTCGAGAAAACCGACCCGCACACCGTGGTGATGACCTTGAACACGGTCGACGCTGCGTTCGTGCAGAACATTGCCATGAGTTTCGCTGCGATCCTGTCGGCCGAATACGCCGAGCAGTTGCTCAAGACCGGTAAGCCGAGCGATATCAACCAGAAGCCGATCGGCACTGGCCCCTTCGTATTCCAGCGTTATCAGAAAGATTCGCAGATCCGTTACGTGGCCAACAAACAGTACTGGGACCCGAGCCGGGTCAAGCTCGACCAGTTGATCTTCGCCATCAACACCGACGCTTCGGTGCGGGTGCAAAAACTCAAGGCCGGCGAATGCCAGGTAACCCTGCATCCGCGCCCGGCTGACGTGGACGCCCTCAAGGCGGACCCGAACCTGCAACTGCTGACCAAGCCAGGCTTCAACCTCGGCTACATCGCCTACAACGTGCGCCACAAGCCATTCGACCAGCTCGAAGTGCGCCAGGCGCTGGACATGGCGGTGAACAAGCAGAGCATTCTGAATGCCGTGTACCAGGGCGCGGGGCAACTGGCGGTCAACGCGATGCCGCCGACGCAGTGGTCCTACGACGACAGCATCAAGGACGCCGCCTACAACCCGGAAAAAGCCAAGGAACTGCTCAAGGCCGCCGGCGTGAAGGAAGGTACCGAGATCACCCTGTGGGCAATGCCGGTACAACGGCCGTACAACCCCAACGCCAAGCTGATGGCCGAGATGCTGCAAAGCGACTGGGCCAAGATCGGCCTCAAGGTCAAGATCGTCAGCTATGAGTGGGGCGAGTACATCAAGCGCACCAAGAACGGTGAGCACGATATCAGCCTGATCGGCTGGACCGGCGACAATGGTGACCCGGACAACTGGCTGGGCACGCTTTATAGCTGCGACGCCATCGGCGGGAACAACTACTCCATGTGGTGTGACCCGGCGTACGACAAGTTGATCAAGCAAGCCAAGGTCGTGACTGACCGCGAACAAAGGACTGTTCTGTACAAACAGGCGCAGCAACTGCTCAAGCAGCAGGTGCCAATCACGCCAGTCGCCCACTCGACGGTCAACCAGCCGTTAAGCACCAAAGTCGAAGGTTTCAAAGTGAGCCCCTTCGGCCGCAACGTGTTCTCGGGCGTCAGTATCACCCCATAA
- a CDS encoding ABC transporter substrate-binding protein translates to MLRNAVIPLIVSAGLMAAAPFAQAATNLVFCSEGSPAGFDPGQYTTGTDFDASAETMFNRLTQFERGGTAVIPGLATSWDVSSDGLTYTFHLRDGVKFHTTSYFKPTRTFNADDVLFTFNRMINKDDPFRKAYPTEFPYFTDMGMDTNIKNIEKVDEHTVKFTLGTVDAAFIQNLAMSFASIQSAEYAAQLLKEGKPADINQKPIGTGPFVFKSYQKDSNIRYTGNKDYWKPEDVKIDNLIFAITTDPSVRIQKLKKNECQITLFPRPADLKALGEDKDLKLPHQAGFNLGYIAYNVMDKVKGSDQPNPLADLRVRQALDMSVNKQQIIDSVYQGAGQLAVNAMPPTQWSYDTTIKDAKFDPEKAKALLKEAGVKEGTEIVLWAMPVQRPYNPNAKLMAEMLQNDWKKIGLNVKITSYEWGEYIKRSKGGENQAMIIGWSGDNGDPDNWLNVLFGCDSLSGNNFSKWCDKKFDGIVKEAKATSDVAKRTELYKQAQHVLKDAVPMTPIAHSTVYQPMRTTVQDFKISPFGLNSFYGVSVSGK, encoded by the coding sequence ATGCTTAGAAACGCAGTCATTCCGTTAATTGTTAGCGCTGGCCTAATGGCCGCGGCGCCTTTCGCCCAAGCGGCGACTAACCTGGTGTTCTGCTCCGAAGGGAGCCCGGCCGGTTTTGATCCAGGCCAGTACACCACCGGAACAGACTTCGATGCCTCGGCCGAAACCATGTTCAACCGCCTGACCCAGTTCGAACGCGGCGGCACCGCTGTGATTCCTGGGTTGGCCACCAGCTGGGACGTGTCTTCGGATGGCTTGACCTACACCTTTCACCTGCGTGATGGCGTCAAGTTCCACACCACCTCGTACTTCAAGCCGACCCGTACCTTCAATGCCGATGACGTGCTGTTCACGTTCAACCGCATGATCAACAAGGACGATCCGTTCCGCAAAGCCTACCCCACTGAGTTCCCGTACTTCACGGACATGGGGATGGACACCAACATCAAGAACATCGAGAAAGTCGATGAGCACACCGTCAAGTTCACCCTTGGCACTGTGGACGCCGCGTTCATCCAGAACCTGGCAATGAGCTTCGCCTCGATCCAGTCGGCTGAATACGCCGCTCAACTGCTCAAGGAAGGCAAGCCTGCGGACATCAACCAGAAGCCAATCGGCACTGGCCCGTTCGTGTTCAAAAGCTACCAGAAAGACTCGAACATTCGTTACACCGGCAACAAGGACTACTGGAAACCTGAAGATGTGAAGATCGACAACCTGATCTTCGCCATCACCACCGACCCGTCGGTGCGTATCCAGAAACTCAAGAAAAACGAATGCCAGATCACCTTGTTCCCACGCCCGGCCGACCTCAAGGCGCTGGGTGAAGACAAGGACCTGAAACTGCCGCACCAGGCCGGTTTCAACCTGGGCTACATCGCCTACAACGTCATGGACAAGGTCAAGGGCAGCGACCAGCCAAACCCGCTGGCCGACCTGCGTGTGCGCCAGGCGCTGGACATGTCGGTGAACAAGCAGCAGATCATCGACTCCGTGTACCAGGGCGCTGGCCAATTGGCCGTGAACGCCATGCCACCGACCCAATGGTCGTATGACACCACCATCAAGGACGCCAAGTTCGACCCAGAGAAAGCCAAGGCGCTGCTCAAGGAAGCCGGCGTCAAGGAAGGGACCGAAATCGTTCTGTGGGCCATGCCGGTTCAGCGTCCGTACAACCCGAACGCCAAGCTGATGGCTGAAATGCTGCAAAACGACTGGAAGAAGATCGGTCTGAACGTGAAAATCACCAGCTACGAGTGGGGCGAGTACATCAAGCGCTCCAAAGGTGGCGAGAACCAGGCCATGATCATTGGCTGGAGCGGTGACAATGGTGACCCGGACAACTGGCTGAACGTGCTGTTCGGCTGCGACTCGCTGTCGGGTAACAACTTCTCCAAATGGTGCGACAAGAAATTCGACGGCATCGTGAAAGAAGCCAAGGCCACATCGGACGTCGCCAAACGCACCGAGCTGTACAAGCAGGCGCAACATGTCCTCAAAGATGCAGTCCCGATGACACCTATCGCGCACTCGACGGTGTATCAACCCATGCGCACCACCGTGCAGGACTTCAAGATCAGCCCGTTTGGCTTGAACTCCTTCTACGGCGTGAGCGTCAGCGGCAAGTAA
- a CDS encoding ABC transporter substrate-binding protein → MERIALKPLLLAAGLLAFMPLAQAASTLVYCSEASPAGFDPSQYTSGTDFDASAETVFNRLTQFKRGGTEVEPGLATSWDVSKDGLTYTFHLRDGVKFHTTDFFTPTRDFNADDVLFTFNRLLDAESPFRKAYPSESPYFTDMGLNTTIKSVDKLDEHTVRFNLNNVDASFVQNLAMSFASVQSAEYAAQLLKQGTASDINQKPVGTGPFVFKRYQKDSQIRYVANKQYWKPEEVKLDNLVFAITPDAASRLQKLKAGECQVSGYPRPADIEVMKQDPNLRVLQQAGFNLGFLAYNVTHPPLDQLKVRQALDMAIDKPAIIKAVYQGAGQLAQNALPPAQWSYDPTIKDAPHDPTKARALLKEAGVAPGTTINLWAMTVQRASNPNARMSAQMIQQDWEKVGIKANIVSYEWGEYIKRAKNGEHDAMIYGWTGDNGDPDNWLGVLYSCAAVKGSNYAKWCNPAYDKLVQQAKISNDREQRIKWYQQAQKILKEQVPITPIANSTVFQPMRKEVKDFKISPFGLTPFYGVSLDK, encoded by the coding sequence ATGGAAAGAATCGCCTTAAAACCGCTCCTCCTCGCCGCAGGCCTGCTGGCCTTTATGCCGTTGGCCCAGGCGGCCAGCACCCTGGTCTACTGCTCCGAAGCCAGCCCCGCCGGTTTCGACCCCAGCCAGTACACCAGCGGCACCGATTTTGATGCATCTGCCGAAACCGTGTTCAACCGGCTGACCCAGTTCAAGCGCGGCGGCACCGAAGTCGAACCTGGCCTGGCGACAAGCTGGGATGTTTCCAAGGACGGCCTGACGTATACCTTCCACCTGCGCGATGGCGTCAAGTTCCACACCACGGATTTCTTCACGCCTACTCGCGACTTCAACGCGGATGACGTGCTGTTCACCTTCAATCGCCTGCTGGATGCCGAAAGCCCGTTTCGCAAAGCCTACCCTTCCGAGTCGCCGTACTTCACCGACATGGGCTTGAACACCACGATCAAGAGCGTCGACAAACTCGACGAACACACCGTGCGCTTCAACCTGAACAACGTCGATGCGTCGTTCGTGCAGAACCTGGCCATGAGCTTCGCTTCGGTGCAATCCGCCGAGTACGCCGCGCAACTGCTCAAACAAGGCACAGCCTCCGACATCAACCAGAAGCCGGTGGGCACCGGGCCGTTTGTGTTCAAGCGCTACCAGAAGGATTCGCAGATCCGCTACGTGGCCAACAAACAGTATTGGAAGCCCGAAGAGGTGAAACTCGACAACCTGGTGTTCGCCATTACCCCGGATGCCGCGTCACGCCTGCAAAAGCTCAAGGCCGGCGAATGCCAGGTCAGCGGCTACCCGCGCCCCGCCGATATCGAAGTGATGAAGCAGGACCCGAATCTGCGCGTGCTGCAGCAAGCCGGTTTCAACCTGGGCTTTCTGGCCTACAACGTGACCCACCCGCCGCTGGACCAGCTCAAGGTGCGCCAGGCGCTGGACATGGCGATCGACAAGCCGGCGATCATCAAGGCCGTGTACCAGGGCGCCGGGCAATTGGCGCAGAACGCTCTGCCCCCTGCGCAGTGGTCTTATGACCCGACCATCAAAGACGCGCCGCACGACCCGACCAAGGCTCGGGCGCTACTAAAAGAAGCAGGGGTTGCACCCGGTACCACCATCAACCTGTGGGCGATGACCGTACAACGCGCGTCCAACCCAAACGCGCGCATGTCCGCGCAGATGATCCAGCAGGATTGGGAAAAGGTGGGCATCAAGGCCAACATCGTCAGCTATGAATGGGGCGAATACATCAAGCGCGCCAAAAACGGCGAGCACGATGCGATGATTTATGGCTGGACCGGCGACAACGGCGACCCGGATAACTGGCTTGGCGTGCTCTACAGTTGTGCTGCGGTCAAGGGCAGCAACTACGCTAAATGGTGTAACCCGGCGTACGACAAACTCGTGCAACAAGCCAAGATCAGCAATGACCGCGAGCAGCGCATCAAGTGGTATCAACAGGCGCAGAAAATCCTTAAGGAACAGGTACCTATAACGCCTATCGCAAACTCGACGGTTTTCCAACCCATGCGCAAGGAAGTCAAAGACTTCAAGATCAGCCCCTTCGGGTTGACGCCGTTCTATGGCGTGAGTCTAGATAAGTAA